TCTTAATTACTTATTCGATTGATTGTAATCCTGCATATGCTTCTGATATTGGTTTATTTATTACCATTGTAAGACAAGTCTATGGTTTTGTTGCTCCATTCTACTTTCCAAGCATGTTTACCAATTTGGGCTTCATTGGTTCCGCTGGTTTGATGATTGGCCTTGTATTCGTCTTCGGTACGATTGTTACCTCGTTCGTCCACTTCATGAGTAGAAAGGTTTAGAACAAATAGTTCTCGGCTATGTTTAATAAATTGAACTACAAACAGGCTTACAAAATATGTTTTCAATTGTGCCTGTAGATGTAGTGCTTGCAACTTTTATTTAGTGGTTGCTGCGAGTAACTTTTGGATCGACAGGCTGCAAAGTCAATCTAAGTAGATCTTATTTGAGAAGTATACATTGACAGATTTCCTTCAAGGAATTTATCAAATTATCTAAATTGGACAGTGAAGGAAACTGTGAAATTGGTTCGCCACGTACTGCAATCTTCTTATTTTGAAAGTAGTTTagtcaaaatcaaattgaCAAACACAGGGGTCAACCAAGACGAACTTATAGTTGAATGTGGATTATTTCAATACTTTTTATTGTTTAATATTATTCCTTACCCAGAAATTGAACACCGACTTCCAAATGAAACTTGGTCAGATTGGTATTGCTGGGTAACAGCTCTCACGTAATTTTCACATTCCTATTTTGGTTGAGAAATACAAGGAATTGTTGCGAAAAGACTGCAGATactcaatttcaaatacTGATAACGAACTCAATTAAAAAAAAAGAGAGTATGTAATCACTATTTTGTAGTTTCTGATCACGTGCCTTTGGACCTTTATCCAAATGAATACTTTCGAAAACGGTTGTGGTATTGGTTCAGATTAGTTTAGTAGTTACTTGCAAAACGATTAAAGTCAGATTTTCCGTTCCACCATGAGTGTGATTACCGCAGTAGTGTGAAAAGTCCTTACTGTATAAGCCGATTGCAAAAGTGTCGTGAGGTATATTGATATGCGACATTTTCACAACATGTCCTTCATAACTCCGACTATTATGCCACACTCATCGGCGGTTACACTGTAGAGAGCTTTCTCTAATACTAGCCTGTGAGAAGAGATGACCAACATGTGTTTGGTTCTACTATTGTTAAACTATTCCTTTAAATGATATTTCGTAAAACTCAGTAGATAAAATCAAGTTAGACATAACTAAAGGGAAGGCCAACTCCAGGAAATAATGGAAATTGGTCCATTTAGACCTTTCCTTCCTGAATGATACCTTTGGCAGCTTCGGCCAAAGACTCTTCAAATGGAATTGGAGTccagttgaagattctcttTGCCTTTTCGATGCTGAGGATCTTACGAACTTCACTAGGTCCGGTTTCTCTGGTTGGTAAATTTATATGGTACTTTTCTGGAAGTGTAGTTCTCAAGACGTTGGCAACATCAACCCACGTAATGGTAGGGCCTGAGGCTACCAAGATTCTTTGTCCAGATGCTTTTTTATTGGTCAAAGCTTTAATGTGCAACTTGGCAGCATCTCTGATGTCCACAAGATGAACAGTTTCAGGTCTAACTCCATCCTTGTTTGTACCGTCGAACATACTCTTGATGATGTTCAATGAAGTTGAGTTGGTaacttgcttcttcaaggaaGGTCCAATCATCAAGACTGGGTTAATAGTAGTGTAGCCAAATTTGACGGGGGTGGATTTAATATACTCCCAAGCAGCCCTTTCAGCCAAAGTCTTGGAAAGTGGGTATGCATCCACTTTTTCTGTGTCAGTCCAGTCCTCTTCGGTAAACACTGGTTTCTCGTGACCAAATCCAATTGCAACAAAAGATGATGTGGCGACCATGTGCTTGACAGTGTTCGTTTTCGAAGCAAAGCGGATGATACGTAAAGTACCTTCTCTTGCTGGAATAATCAAGTCATTTGGATCTTTGGGAGGAACTAGAGGGAAAGGAGAAGCTAAGTGAAGAACATAGTTGACATCTTGAAAGATTTCGGTCCAGTGGTCATCCGAAGTCACATCGGCTTGGTAAACCTTCAAATTTGCATCGACAATCTCCTTAGTAAGATTGTCGCTTGAGGAGTACAACGATTCTCTCAattgagcttcttcttcaggGAAGAGAAGAGTGGTCTTGATCTTTGCTCCTTGTTCAAGCAAGTTGAGAAGGACGAAACCAGCAAGATAACCAGATCCACCAGTAACTAAGTAGACATCAGACATGATCATAGATTTTGTATAATTTCAAAGACGAAAAAGGTTGTTCTAGAAAGATCACTAAAATCTTGCAATTTTAAAGTACAAGAACAGTTAGTGAAATATTCGATAGATAACAAATGAACATTCCAAATTACAATTGGATATGGTGACATATTTATATTGCCGCTTGACTAAACCGGTAGTATAGCAATCAAAAAGTAACCTTTGCCCATTGTGTGGCAATAATTGTAGTTAGATTGTGGAGATCTGGGGATGAAACCACTGGTGATTACTAGTAGCCGGTGTATGTAAGTTAGCGTCAGAATGCAGCCTccaaaacaagaaatgcTATCTATTACCTTCATGTCTCTTCCGACTTGGTTGTGGTGCGGTAGTGAAAAGTGGAGTTGATCGGTAAAATTTTGCCCACTTAAGCCTTAGTGGGGGTGGCGGAATGAATATAATGCCCCTCTTTTTAATTTTAATCTGGTATCGTAAATTGATTTACCCGATAAAAGCTTTCCCGAATATTATTTAAGACTGTGTAGTATTCCCGCACTAAGCATTCGATGGAGCAAATAGCTTCCGTGTTACATTGGATTTATTTGCAATGTCGGCTCACTTACCCCAATGGAAACTAGAAACGAGCTGGTTTTCACTCCTTTGGTAGATTTCTGGATGCTCCTCATTTGAGGAGGGGCCAGGGTCTCTGAATGTCGCAAGAGATTTAGTGAATAGCAAAATGTTGGTCCTCGATTTTGGAGTGATGGTGGTTCcggagaagaaggagtaGGATAGAAGTACCTTGCTATTACTAGCTCTACAGTTTGTGGGGTATGTACGAACCGGATGATGTACATTATATGGGGTAAGGAGAAAAGTGTCAGCTCAAAAAGtttatctttttcaatcATTAGAATCAATTTCGCAATGTGTTCATGCGGTGAACATATACTCAAATGAATATCTATTTTAACTACAAGAGTAAACAACAGCGTTTACTTTTCCTTTGAAAGTTCCTTCTTCACTGAGCAACATCTTATCCGATATTTGGTTGAACAAAGACTAAATAGTAATATACAATTGCAATGGGAACCATGAGGGTGCCCTAAATAATGTGTGTAGGTCTATTTGTAGAGCTAAGGTGTCTTCCTTAAAAAGGAATATATTTCGTTATTACGAACAAGGGTTTGCTCTTCGAAATAGGAGATATTGATGGAGCTAAATTGGGACTTCATTTTAAGCTCAAGAATCAAGACTACCAAATCACCACATTAAAAGTGTCTTCCTTTCTCATGGACTCTTCGTGCAGAAGTTAATATGAAGTCGACGTGAACTTTTTTCTAACAAACACCTAGCCGCTACTTGAGATTGCCTAGCAATCTGCTTGTGGATACTTTATCAATGTAAGGACTATGTCTGTCTATGGCAGATGGGTGATGTACATTTGGTATAATTACCCTCAAGATGACATAAATTGAAAAAGCAACCCTTTGATACTAGATTAAATCTATTTGGTTTGAATATCATACAGTAATTAAATTACAGACAAGCATAtaaaaatggttgcgaaaagaaaacttcaaattttcGATGCAAAAGGACGTTCTAAAATAAAGCACGAATGCGATATCTATTCCAACAAATACAAACTTCCTTGCTAGTTTGACATCATAGAAATGTTAATTTATGATTCTAGAAGTCTGGGATAACTTCATTGCTAAGCTCGTTACTAAAATCTTGTAAAAGTTTACTGAAACTCACTATTACAAAAAGAGCGACCCACGTCACGGAGTAGAGTTTGCCATGGTCAACAATCACCTTTGGCAAGTTAACACTGGTTATCCTTGATAATAAAATATTTTAGATCTGACTACATTGGGATAGTGGTTTTTGGTATTTCCTTCGGCATAGCACACAAAGACCTCCCCACTTTAAACTGAAATTCGCATTTTCGGAGTTAATTTGCTATGCATACGGATTAACTAACCGATAGACCGGAATTGCGGTCCGGTAATTTTACATTTTTGGTTCATTCTCCCCACACTCTTAAAAAACTTTTACCCCAGAGCCAGTACGGGAGGAGAATTTTCGTTAGTGAAACTTACAAATGAAATACTGATCATGATATAAAGTCAAGGCATATACATATCTTCTTCGACTTATTGGTGAAATCTTTTTCAGACTTGGTAGGATTCAATAAATATAGCACAACTTCACCCTGAAATCTAAGCAGCTCTGAAGCAGGACATCATCATTGGATATATAAAAGCTGGTTTCTAGCATTTACATCTTTACATTTCCATTATTTCGCTACTTTCTGTTTCCAAAAGTACAATATTCCTAAAAATGGCAActgcttcaacaactttctCGAGCATTATCGAAGGTAAGGTTTTCTACACTGAAGGAAAACATCCTGTCTACTCACACGATAACCATGAGGAAATAATTCACCACTTTTCTTACTTGACtgacatcaagaagtcagTCCCCCAAATTGCAGCTGCAGCTGAGCAAGGTTTTGAGGAATGGTCATCCTTCGCATATGCAGAAAAAGTGAAGATTTTTGACAAAGCTGCTATCTTGCTTACTGAAAGGAGAGACGAATTGATCGCCTCGCACAAGAACATCGGAGGTCCTACATGGTTCTCTCACGTCAACGCAGATGAGTCCGTCTCACAATTGAAGGAATACACTGGACTTCTCTCAAGACCTACGGGTGTTGTAGCTCAGTCTATTCACACTGACCTTGCACTTACTGTAAGACAACCAATTGGCCCAGTTCTTGCTATTTCTCCTTGGAATGCACCTGTTGTATTAGCAAGTAGAGCCATCTTGGCTCCATTGGCTGCTGGTTGTTCTGTTATCTTGAAGGCTTCCGAGAAGGCTCCAGAATCTGCCTACCTCATAGTCAGAACCTTCATTGATGCAGGAGTACCACCTAAGGCATTGCAATTAGTATTTATCAAGCCCGAGGACAACGCTACCTTCATTAGCTCGATTTTGCACACTGGTTCAATCAGaaagatcaacttcactGGATCAACTCTCGTTGGGAAGAAAATTGCAGAAGTTGCCAGTAAGTACTTAGTGCCATATCTTATGGAATTAGGAGGGAAGAACGTCtctattgttgaaaaggatGCTGACTTAACCAAGGCAGCTGGTAGTATTATCTGGAGCTCGTGGTCCCACAAAGGTCAAATATGTATGAGCACAGACAAGgtttttgttgaagattctATATACGACCACTTTATTGCCCAATTAAAAGAGCTGGCTGCGGATATCGTGAAAGACCCTGACTACCAAATATCTCAAAGAGATATTACATTCAAAAGAAAGCTTGTTGAGTTGGTAAAGGATGCCCTAGACAAGGGTGCTAACTTGGTGTTTGGTGAACTCAATTCTGATGTCAACAGCAGCTCATTCAGTCCATTGATATTAGAGAATGTCACTTCAGACATGTTGCTTGATTCCACTGAATCCTTCGGACCTTTGTTTTCTGTGCATAAGTATGCCAATACGAACAAACTAGTCAAGGAATTAAACAGAGTTGACTATGGGTTGAAGGCTTCTATTTGGTCCCATAATGTTTTGGAAGCCTTAGAAACCGCAAAGAAGATCCATGTCGGTGGTGTACATATCAATAGTCCAACTATCCATGATGAACCAACTCTTCCACACGGTGGTGTTAAATCAAGTGGAACTGGAAGATTCAACTCGACATGGGGAATTGATGACTTTTCTATCACAAAAACTATTACCCTAAGCCAGTGATAGATAGTTTACACCACCGCCCAAACAGTAACTCGAACTAATGATGGTCTTTCGACAATTCTCACTGCTATCACCATTTCACATGCCTCTCCAGCTACACCATCCCCTCTGACCCAGTCTATGAGGGTTCTGCTACCTTCATGAGAGTCACATTCTCTGTTGCCACTCTTTCATGTTTGGCTGTGACATTCATTGTTTAGAGAATAATTCTCAGTACTATCATTTTTATTTCCACCTCAATACCTTTTTTTGGTTCATTCAAATCTTACTATTTTGGAAATTCTTTCCACCTCTATCTATATAGTACCACAGTTAACTAAGAGCATATCAAACTAACCACTACATAAAACAGCATTTAGATAGTAAGGTACTCAACTATGGGATTAACTAAGGGTTCGGACTTTCAAATTTTTATTCTCACCTGTTGTATCCTGTGACCAAGGACCA
This Scheffersomyces stipitis CBS 6054 chromosome 3, complete sequence DNA region includes the following protein-coding sequences:
- the CAD1 gene encoding cinnamoyl-Coa reductase (dihydroflavonol-4-reductase (maize, petunia, tomato)); this encodes MSDVYLVTGGSGYLAGFVLLNLLEQGAKIKTTLLFPEEEAQLRESLYSSSDNLTKEIVDANLKVYQADVTSDDHWTEIFQDVNYVLHLASPFPLVPPKDPNDLIIPAREGTLRIIRFASKTNTVKHMVATSSFVAIGFGHEKPVFTEEDWTDTEKVDAYPLSKTLAERAAWEYIKSTPVKFGYTTINPVLMIGPSLKKQVTNSTSLNIIKSMFDGTNKDGVRPETVHLVDIRDAAKLHIKALTNKKASGQRILVASGPTITWVDVANVLRTTLPEKYHINLPTRETGPSEVRKILSIEKAKRIFNWTPIPFEESLAEAAKGIIQEGKV
- the ALD4 gene encoding mitochondrial aldehyde dehydrogenase succinate semialdehyde dehydrogenase (succinate semialdehyde dehydrogenase similar to NADP-dependent glyceraldehyde-3-phosphate dehydrogenase (Non-phosphorylating glyceraldehyde 3-phosphate dehydrogenase) (Glyceraldehyde-3-phosphate dehydrogenase [NADP+]) (Triosephosphate dehydrogenase)~go_function oxidoreductase activity~go_process metabolism): MATASTTFSSIIEGKVFYTEGKHPVYSHDNHEEIIHHFSYLTDIKKSVPQIAAAAEQGFEEWSSFAYAEKVKIFDKAAILLTERRDELIASHKNIGGPTWFSHVNADESVSQLKEYTGLLSRPTGVVAQSIHTDLALTVRQPIGPVLAISPWNAPVVLASRAILAPLAAGCSVILKASEKAPESAYLIVRTFIDAGVPPKALQLVFIKPEDNATFISSILHTGSIRKINFTGSTLVGKKIAEVASKYLVPYLMELGGKNVSIVEKDADLTKAAGSIIWSSWSHKGQICMSTDKVFVEDSIYDHFIAQLKESAADIVKDPDYQISQRDITFKRKLVELVKDALDKGANLVFGELNSDVNSSSFSPLILENVTSDMLLDSTESFGPLFSVHKYANTNKLVKELNRVDYGLKASIWSHNVLEALETAKKIHVGGVHINSPTIHDEPTLPHGGVKSSGTGRFNSTWGIDDFSITKTITLSQ